In Eublepharis macularius isolate TG4126 chromosome 4, MPM_Emac_v1.0, whole genome shotgun sequence, the following are encoded in one genomic region:
- the LOC129327013 gene encoding zinc finger protein 3-like: RIHTGEKPYKCLECGKSFSQSGSLKKHKRIHTGEKPYKCLECGQSFSERGKLTSHQRIHTGEKPYKCLECGKSFIESRKLACHQRIHRGEKPYKCLECGKSFSCSKNLTRHQRIHTGEKPYKCSECGKSFIESGKLACHQRIHRGEKPYKCLECGNIFRRRDNLSSHERSHRGEKPYKCLECGKSFSCSRNLTRHQRIHSGETPLSMERHCM, from the exons agaattcacacaggggagaaaccatataaatgcctggagtgtggaaaaagcttcagtcagagtggaagccttaaaaaacataaaagaattcacacaggggagaaaccatacaaatgcctggagtgtggacagAGCTTCAGTGAGAGAGGAAAACTTacatcccatcaaagaattcacactggggagaaaccatataaatgcttggagtgtgggaaaagcttcattgAGAGTAGAAAACTTGCatgtcatcaaagaattcacagag gggagaaaccatataaatgcctggagtgtggaaaaagcttcagttgcagTAAAAATCTTAcacgccatcaaagaattcacactggggagaaaccatataaatgctcggagtgtgggaaaagcttcattgAGAGTGGAAAACTTGCatgtcatcaaagaattcacagaggtgagaaaccatataaatgcctggagtgtggaaacaTATTTCGACGGAGGGACAACCTTAGTTCCCATGAAAGAAGtcacagaggggagaaaccatataaatgcctggagtgtggaaaaagcttcagttgcagtagaaatcttactcgccatcaaagaattcactcaggggaAACGCCTTTGAGTATGGAAAGACATTGCATGTAA